In a single window of the Flavobacterium sp. W4I14 genome:
- a CDS encoding heme-degrading monooxygenase HmoA (product_source=COG2329; cog=COG2329; pfam=PF11695; superfamily=54909; transmembrane_helix_parts=Inside_1_12,TMhelix_13_30,Outside_31_230): protein MIVALTITKFRGLAVPFAFVGMVVLRLPLWLNKKCRFWKLMGSGKDAQVDLAPDYKHWAVLTTWDNRGDCDDYYRNSFVLKWFCFFGTESFTILLNPLSSHGLWSSVEPFKADKINNFHSGKIAVITRAAIKLNKLKEFRQNIKRAADAMRTAPGFIMSAGIGENPFFDQATFSIWADAESMKNYAYRSFDHSDVIKLTREREWYSEELFARFSIVDSWGTFNGISVNCK from the coding sequence ATGATCGTAGCCTTAACCATTACCAAATTCCGTGGCCTTGCTGTTCCTTTTGCATTTGTGGGAATGGTTGTTTTACGGTTGCCATTGTGGTTAAATAAGAAGTGCAGGTTCTGGAAGTTAATGGGGAGCGGAAAAGATGCTCAGGTAGATTTAGCTCCTGATTATAAACATTGGGCGGTGCTTACTACCTGGGATAACAGGGGCGATTGTGATGATTATTATCGCAATTCTTTTGTACTGAAATGGTTTTGTTTCTTTGGGACTGAAAGTTTTACTATCTTATTAAACCCTTTATCTAGTCATGGCTTATGGTCATCTGTTGAGCCGTTTAAGGCTGATAAAATAAATAATTTCCATTCTGGTAAAATTGCTGTAATAACAAGGGCAGCGATTAAATTAAACAAGTTAAAAGAGTTTAGGCAGAATATTAAAAGAGCAGCTGATGCCATGCGAACTGCCCCAGGTTTTATCATGTCGGCAGGTATTGGCGAAAATCCATTTTTCGATCAGGCTACCTTTTCGATCTGGGCCGATGCAGAGAGTATGAAAAACTATGCTTATAGATCTTTTGATCATTCGGATGTGATTAAGCTTACCAGGGAGCGCGAATGGTATAGCGAAGAGTTGTTTGCCCGTTTCTCGATTGTAGATAGCTGGGGCACGTTTAATGGTATATCTGTGAATTGTAAATAA
- a CDS encoding kynureninase (product_source=KO:K01556; cath_funfam=3.40.640.10; cog=COG3844; ko=KO:K01556; pfam=PF00266; superfamily=53383; tigrfam=TIGR01814), translated as MNFKNNLLFAQTQDETDKLRDFRSQFLFPNHNGKDFIYLCGNSLGLQPKVTSEVLKGQLNNWANYAVEGWFDGNEPWMFYHKALKKLMAPIVGALPSEVCPMNTLTVNLHFLMISFYQPRGKRFKIIMEGGAFPSDQYAIESQVRFHGFDPKEAIIEVFPNEGEEILHTEDILAKIKENADEIALVLFGGINYYTGQWYDMETITNAGHEIGAIVGWDLAHAAGNVPVKLHDWDVDFACWCSYKYQNSGPGGISGIFVHEKHFSNTELNRFAGWWGYQESKRFKMEKGFIPEAGADGWQVSCTQVMPMALYHASLQIFEEAGFIEPLRNKSITLTAYLEFIINEVNKELGVTQYKIITPKVAKDRGAQLSIIAQQNGKQIFEGLMANHILGDWREPDVIRLSAVPLYNSFEDVYLAGQALLKVSKEVLR; from the coding sequence ATGAATTTTAAAAACAACTTATTATTTGCACAAACACAAGACGAAACCGACAAACTACGTGATTTCAGGTCTCAGTTCTTATTCCCAAACCACAACGGAAAAGATTTTATTTACTTGTGTGGCAATTCATTAGGACTTCAACCTAAAGTTACGAGCGAAGTTTTAAAAGGCCAGCTTAACAACTGGGCCAACTATGCAGTAGAGGGCTGGTTCGACGGAAACGAACCCTGGATGTTCTACCATAAGGCACTTAAAAAGTTAATGGCCCCAATTGTTGGTGCATTACCGTCGGAAGTTTGCCCGATGAATACCTTAACTGTAAACCTCCATTTTTTGATGATTAGCTTCTATCAGCCCAGAGGCAAACGCTTTAAAATCATCATGGAAGGTGGTGCATTCCCATCCGATCAATATGCAATAGAAAGCCAGGTAAGATTTCATGGTTTCGACCCAAAAGAAGCGATTATAGAGGTTTTCCCCAATGAAGGCGAAGAAATACTCCATACCGAAGATATCTTGGCTAAAATCAAAGAAAATGCAGATGAGATCGCTTTGGTTTTATTTGGCGGAATAAATTATTACACCGGGCAGTGGTACGATATGGAAACCATTACAAATGCAGGTCATGAAATCGGCGCAATTGTAGGCTGGGATTTAGCGCATGCCGCAGGTAATGTCCCTGTAAAGCTTCACGATTGGGATGTTGATTTTGCCTGTTGGTGCTCATACAAATATCAAAATTCAGGTCCGGGGGGAATAAGCGGAATCTTTGTTCACGAAAAACATTTCAGCAATACCGAATTGAACCGCTTTGCAGGCTGGTGGGGCTACCAGGAAAGCAAACGTTTCAAAATGGAGAAAGGCTTTATTCCAGAAGCTGGGGCAGACGGCTGGCAGGTAAGTTGCACACAAGTAATGCCAATGGCTTTATATCACGCTTCGCTTCAGATTTTCGAAGAAGCAGGCTTCATTGAACCATTAAGAAATAAAAGTATTACTTTAACTGCGTATCTTGAATTTATTATAAATGAAGTAAATAAGGAGTTAGGCGTAACGCAATATAAAATCATCACACCTAAAGTAGCTAAAGATAGAGGTGCACAGTTATCCATCATCGCCCAACAAAATGGTAAACAGATTTTTGAAGGATTAATGGCAAATCACATACTGGGCGATTGGCGCGAACCCGATGTAATCCGCTTAAGTGCAGTCCCACTTTATAACTCTTTTGAAGATGTTTATCTGGCCGGACAAGCACTTTTAAAAGTAAGTAAAGAGGTTTTACGATAA
- a CDS encoding putative membrane protein (product_source=KO:K08994; cath_funfam=1.10.220.50; cog=COG3781; ko=KO:K08994; pfam=PF01062; transmembrane_helix_parts=Inside_1_24,TMhelix_25_47,Outside_48_52,TMhelix_53_75,Inside_76_215,TMhelix_216_238,Outside_239_286), giving the protein MINYNPKDWSTFIFHIHKSDTFRKLWPLMLAVAIFSGLVAFAELNFFQLSKSSYVTNIGMMHSLLGFVLSMLLVFRTNTAYDRWWEGRKLLGSLTNVSRNLALKIKALKLTEDDVRFFEYGIPKYAFALKEHLRERMYFGKNSLLIEVEEGKHVPNQIAGSLINRLYELLEKGAISQEQFIVLSGDFNQFTDICGACERIKNTPIPYSYSAFIKKFIFIYVITLPFGWVFSLGYFVVPIVPFILYVLASLELIAEEIENPFGEDANDLPVDQICTNIEKHVEEILG; this is encoded by the coding sequence ATGATCAATTACAACCCTAAAGATTGGAGTACCTTCATTTTTCACATCCACAAAAGTGATACTTTCAGAAAATTGTGGCCTTTAATGCTTGCAGTAGCTATTTTTTCTGGTTTGGTGGCATTTGCAGAACTCAATTTTTTTCAGCTTTCCAAAAGCAGCTATGTGACCAATATCGGCATGATGCACAGTTTATTGGGCTTTGTATTATCCATGCTACTGGTTTTCAGAACAAATACAGCGTACGATAGATGGTGGGAAGGAAGAAAGCTTCTGGGATCATTAACCAATGTGAGCCGCAACCTGGCCTTGAAAATAAAAGCACTTAAATTAACAGAAGATGATGTCCGTTTTTTCGAATACGGCATTCCTAAATATGCTTTTGCCTTGAAAGAACATTTACGCGAAAGAATGTATTTTGGCAAAAATAGTCTTTTGATAGAGGTTGAAGAAGGTAAACACGTACCAAACCAGATTGCAGGAAGCTTAATTAACAGGTTATACGAACTACTCGAAAAAGGCGCTATTTCTCAGGAACAATTTATTGTACTTTCTGGCGATTTTAATCAATTTACCGATATCTGTGGTGCTTGCGAACGCATTAAAAACACACCGATCCCATATTCTTACAGTGCTTTTATCAAGAAGTTTATCTTTATTTACGTAATTACTTTACCTTTTGGGTGGGTATTCAGTTTAGGTTATTTTGTGGTGCCGATTGTTCCCTTTATACTCTATGTATTAGCGAGTTTGGAGTTGATAGCTGAAGAAATAGAAAACCCATTTGGAGAAGATGCGAATGATCTTCCTGTGGATCAGATCTGCACGAACATTGAAAAACACGTGGAGGAAATTTTAGGCTAA
- a CDS encoding hypothetical protein (product_source=Hypo-rule applied; cath_funfam=2.30.30.290) has product MRVVAELPHPECKITIFSMNQKYIVKFEQGTFEQSYKLAELDLSGGGVNDVFEIIDEEFIQTVVARFKLMRSDFTAAYDRHQY; this is encoded by the coding sequence ATGAGAGTAGTAGCAGAACTTCCACATCCGGAATGTAAGATTACCATTTTTTCGATGAATCAAAAATACATTGTAAAATTTGAGCAGGGTACCTTTGAGCAAAGTTATAAACTTGCGGAACTTGATCTAAGTGGAGGTGGCGTTAACGATGTGTTTGAAATTATTGATGAGGAATTCATCCAAACTGTAGTGGCGCGATTTAAGCTAATGCGTTCCGATTTTACAGCAGCCTATGACAGGCATCAATATTGA
- a CDS encoding tRNA pseudouridine65 synthase (product_source=KO:K06175; cath_funfam=3.30.2350.10; cog=COG0564; ko=KO:K06175; pfam=PF00849; superfamily=55120; tigrfam=TIGR00005) translates to MLEIIYQDENLIAINKPHGLLVHQSSIARDATEFALQLLRDQVGKHVSPVHRLDRKTSGILLFAFDKVSEIAMHQQFMNAETDKKYLAILRGFTPDAMDIDYPLAKENGTMQDAFTSFRTLQRAEVAVALGKHPTSRYSLVEATPKTGRMHQLRRHFSHILHPIIGDRTHGCNKQNKLFKAQWDMTTMLLHASELSFAHPITKERIHLKAGLHDEFKRVMDFMEMEP, encoded by the coding sequence ATGTTGGAGATTATTTATCAGGACGAAAATCTAATTGCAATTAACAAACCCCACGGATTATTGGTGCATCAATCTTCCATTGCAAGAGATGCCACAGAGTTCGCGCTTCAGTTACTGAGAGACCAGGTTGGCAAACATGTTAGTCCGGTACATAGGCTAGACAGGAAGACAAGCGGCATCTTACTATTTGCTTTCGATAAAGTATCTGAAATTGCTATGCATCAACAATTTATGAACGCAGAAACCGATAAAAAATATCTGGCTATTCTGCGTGGCTTCACACCTGATGCGATGGATATCGACTATCCATTAGCGAAAGAAAACGGAACCATGCAAGATGCTTTCACCTCGTTTAGAACACTTCAAAGAGCAGAGGTAGCCGTAGCTTTAGGTAAACACCCAACCTCACGGTATTCGTTAGTAGAGGCCACACCTAAAACCGGGAGGATGCATCAACTGAGAAGACACTTTAGCCACATTCTACATCCAATTATTGGCGATAGGACACACGGCTGTAACAAACAGAACAAACTCTTTAAAGCGCAATGGGATATGACCACCATGTTACTCCATGCCTCGGAATTATCATTCGCCCATCCCATCACAAAAGAAAGAATCCATTTAAAAGCCGGTTTACACGATGAGTTTAAAAGGGTGATGGATTTCATGGAAATGGAACCTTAG
- a CDS encoding general stress protein 26 (product_source=COG3871; cath_funfam=2.30.110.10; cog=COG3871; pfam=PF16242; superfamily=50475), whose protein sequence is MKNEKNIAILKEMAESVRTCMFTTFSTGDEFGSRPMGTAKIEEDGSIWFYTNEYSLKSKEISKENNVLLAYSDPSKNTYLTVKGSAELVDDKIRKKAYFSPFIKAWFPDGLEDSRLILIKVTPEEAEYWDASASKIVVLFSMLKAAVTGSTPDLGKHDTIKF, encoded by the coding sequence ATGAAAAACGAGAAAAACATAGCAATACTAAAAGAAATGGCTGAAAGCGTACGCACGTGTATGTTTACAACATTTTCTACTGGAGATGAATTTGGAAGCAGACCGATGGGTACTGCAAAAATTGAAGAAGATGGCAGCATATGGTTTTACACCAACGAGTATTCACTAAAATCGAAAGAAATTTCAAAAGAGAACAATGTATTGCTTGCCTATAGCGATCCATCTAAGAACACCTACCTAACAGTAAAGGGTAGCGCTGAACTGGTGGATGATAAAATACGTAAAAAAGCTTATTTCTCTCCATTTATTAAAGCCTGGTTTCCAGATGGGCTTGAAGACTCCAGGTTAATTTTAATAAAGGTAACGCCAGAAGAAGCGGAGTACTGGGATGCCTCAGCATCCAAAATAGTTGTGTTATTTAGTATGTTAAAAGCCGCGGTAACCGGCAGCACACCAGATTTAGGCAAACACGATACTATAAAATTTTAA
- a CDS encoding L-methionine (R)-S-oxide reductase (product_source=KO:K08968; cath_funfam=3.30.450.40; cog=COG1956; ko=KO:K08968; pfam=PF13185; smart=SM00065; superfamily=55781), protein MAEDLTITRNTSKEEQYQSIIPQIDALLYGETDFIANLANVTAALKEQFNWFWVGFYLVKQDELVLGPFQGPVACTRIKKGKGVCGASWQQAETIIVPDVEEFPGHIACASASKSEIVLPLIVNGEVIGVLDVDSEVLNKFNETDKTYLEQVISIILNR, encoded by the coding sequence ATGGCAGAAGACTTAACCATCACCAGAAATACCTCAAAGGAAGAGCAATATCAATCGATCATCCCCCAGATAGACGCTTTACTTTACGGCGAAACCGATTTTATAGCAAACCTTGCCAATGTTACAGCAGCACTTAAAGAACAGTTTAATTGGTTCTGGGTAGGCTTCTACCTGGTAAAGCAAGACGAATTGGTATTAGGTCCATTTCAGGGCCCGGTAGCCTGTACGCGGATTAAAAAAGGGAAAGGAGTATGCGGTGCATCCTGGCAACAGGCAGAAACCATTATCGTTCCGGATGTTGAAGAATTCCCCGGTCATATTGCCTGTGCATCTGCTTCTAAATCAGAAATTGTTTTACCGCTGATCGTTAATGGTGAAGTGATAGGCGTTTTAGATGTAGACAGCGAAGTGTTAAACAAGTTTAACGAAACAGATAAAACTTATTTAGAGCAAGTTATATCTATTATATTAAACAGATAG
- a CDS encoding DNA-3-methyladenine glycosylase (product_source=KO:K03652; cath_funfam=3.10.300.10; cog=COG2094; ko=KO:K03652; pfam=PF02245; superfamily=50486; tigrfam=TIGR00567): MKLKKEYYLNEDVVSLAKDLLGKILYTKIDNEITAGIIVETEAYFGIKDKASHAYGGRRTNRTETMYSNGGIAYVYLCYGMHNLFNIVSSKENDPHAVLIRGIEPLVGIDIIEQRRNMPHTKGAISAGPGSAAKALGIDKTFNAKNLTGDEIWIEDHAIRYKDEDIAATPRVGIAYAKEHALLPWRFFLKGNKYVSKPNKV, from the coding sequence TTGAAACTAAAAAAAGAATATTACCTAAATGAAGACGTGGTAAGCCTGGCTAAAGACCTGTTAGGCAAAATACTCTATACCAAAATTGATAATGAAATTACGGCAGGCATCATTGTCGAAACAGAAGCTTATTTTGGTATAAAGGACAAAGCTTCGCATGCTTACGGTGGCCGCAGAACCAACCGAACAGAAACAATGTATAGCAATGGAGGCATTGCCTATGTATATCTTTGTTATGGTATGCACAACCTCTTCAATATCGTAAGTTCGAAAGAAAATGACCCACATGCTGTTTTAATCAGAGGCATAGAACCTTTGGTTGGCATCGACATTATTGAGCAACGTAGAAATATGCCGCATACGAAGGGTGCTATTTCAGCTGGCCCTGGCTCTGCCGCAAAAGCACTCGGAATAGATAAAACTTTTAACGCCAAAAATCTAACCGGAGATGAAATCTGGATCGAGGATCATGCCATCCGCTATAAAGATGAAGATATAGCCGCTACGCCCCGCGTAGGTATTGCATACGCAAAAGAGCATGCTTTATTGCCATGGCGGTTCTTTCTAAAAGGCAACAAATACGTCAGCAAACCAAATAAGGTTTAA
- a CDS encoding MATE family multidrug resistance protein (product_source=KO:K03327; cog=COG0534; ko=KO:K03327; pfam=PF01554; superfamily=52540; tigrfam=TIGR00797; transmembrane_helix_parts=Inside_1_55,TMhelix_56_78,Outside_79_97,TMhelix_98_120,Inside_121_135,TMhelix_136_153,Outside_154_167,TMhelix_168_190,Inside_191_196,TMhelix_197_219,Outside_220_252,TMhelix_253_275,Inside_276_281,TMhelix_282_301,Outside_302_320,TMhelix_321_343,Inside_344_354,TMhelix_355_372,Outside_373_391,TMhelix_392_414,Inside_415_420,TMhelix_421_443,Outside_444_456) yields the protein MFSKIYTKYKPYYKENLHLALPIVGSQVGHTLVHMADSIIVGHFTDTIQLAAVSLVNSIFMLILVIGLGISYGLTPLIAQENGRQNYDECGKLLSNSLIINICVGVFLYILVQLGIFFVIDHLEQTPEVVRYAKPYLNLLSVSIIPLLIFQTFKQFAEGLGFTKQAMFVSIWGNAINIILGIIFVKGMFGIKSMGVSGVGLSTLIDRILMASVMCFYVLRSQHFKKYLISFKATFFDKIRAIKIAKIGMPVAMQYSFEISAFSGAAVLIGTIGAVEQAAHQIAISLAAMTYMIASGVASAATIKTGNNFGKKNFDDLRKSAIASYHVILLFMSVTAVIFVLANNIMPFIYTEDAAVIPIAAQLLIIAGFFQLFDGTQVVGLGVLRGVGDVNIPTLITFLAYWVVGIPIGYVLGFYFNLGVNGIWYGLTLGLLTASILLFMRFQNKTRSLKVEQMHP from the coding sequence ATGTTTTCTAAAATTTACACCAAATATAAGCCCTATTACAAAGAAAATCTTCATCTGGCACTGCCAATTGTAGGTTCCCAGGTTGGTCATACTTTGGTACACATGGCCGATAGTATTATTGTAGGCCATTTTACAGATACCATTCAATTGGCTGCTGTTTCGTTGGTGAACAGTATATTTATGCTTATCCTTGTAATTGGGCTGGGTATTTCCTATGGTTTAACGCCACTTATTGCACAGGAAAACGGTCGTCAGAATTATGATGAATGCGGAAAGCTTTTATCAAACAGCTTAATTATTAATATCTGTGTGGGGGTGTTTTTATACATACTGGTTCAATTAGGGATATTTTTTGTGATCGACCACCTTGAACAAACGCCCGAGGTTGTGCGTTACGCAAAACCTTATCTGAATCTTTTATCTGTTTCAATCATCCCTTTATTGATTTTCCAGACTTTTAAACAGTTTGCGGAAGGTTTAGGATTTACCAAACAAGCCATGTTTGTTTCTATCTGGGGAAATGCGATCAACATCATTTTAGGAATCATTTTCGTGAAAGGTATGTTCGGTATTAAATCGATGGGTGTTAGTGGTGTGGGGTTAAGTACTTTAATTGACAGAATTTTAATGGCTAGCGTAATGTGTTTTTATGTATTGCGTTCCCAGCATTTCAAAAAATACCTGATCAGTTTTAAAGCCACGTTTTTTGATAAAATAAGGGCGATTAAGATTGCTAAAATCGGGATGCCTGTTGCCATGCAATATTCGTTCGAAATCAGTGCTTTTAGCGGCGCTGCAGTGCTTATCGGTACTATTGGAGCGGTAGAGCAGGCTGCGCATCAAATCGCGATTAGTTTAGCCGCCATGACCTATATGATTGCCAGCGGTGTAGCTTCAGCAGCTACCATTAAAACGGGAAATAACTTTGGTAAGAAAAATTTCGACGATTTGCGTAAATCTGCCATAGCAAGCTACCATGTTATTCTGCTGTTTATGTCTGTTACCGCGGTAATTTTTGTTTTGGCCAATAACATCATGCCCTTCATTTATACTGAAGATGCTGCTGTTATTCCCATTGCCGCTCAATTATTGATTATTGCTGGCTTTTTTCAGTTGTTTGATGGCACACAAGTGGTTGGCTTAGGTGTTTTACGTGGTGTTGGTGATGTTAATATTCCAACACTTATTACCTTTTTAGCCTACTGGGTAGTTGGTATTCCAATTGGTTATGTATTAGGATTTTATTTTAATTTAGGCGTTAATGGCATCTGGTATGGGCTTACTCTGGGTTTATTAACGGCTTCTATCCTATTGTTTATGCGTTTTCAGAATAAAACAAGGAGTTTGAAAGTGGAGCAGATGCATCCTTAG
- a CDS encoding hypothetical protein (product_source=Hypo-rule applied; cath_funfam=3.30.70.100; pfam=PF07876; smart=SM00886; superfamily=54909) codes for MIETQTADKGQIQHFVMFWLKPQLTKTEIADFVNFFESLKPIKYIKTLSYGLAAGTPVRPVTDNSFTYSLTITFANIADHNAYQEDKVHLDAVEKFSNNWYRVVVHDTVIA; via the coding sequence ATGATAGAAACCCAAACCGCAGATAAGGGACAGATCCAACACTTCGTAATGTTCTGGTTAAAACCTCAACTAACCAAAACCGAGATCGCAGATTTCGTTAACTTCTTCGAAAGTTTAAAACCTATAAAGTATATTAAAACGTTAAGTTATGGCTTAGCGGCAGGTACGCCTGTGCGTCCTGTTACCGATAACTCTTTTACTTATTCGTTAACCATTACCTTTGCCAACATTGCAGACCATAATGCCTACCAGGAAGATAAAGTGCATTTAGATGCTGTAGAAAAATTTTCTAATAACTGGTACAGGGTAGTGGTACATGATACAGTGATTGCTTAA
- a CDS encoding acetoin utilization deacetylase AcuC-like enzyme (product_source=COG0123; cath_funfam=3.40.800.20; cog=COG0123; pfam=PF00850; superfamily=52768): MIKIAWHPLYAHPLPEGHRFPMLKYELIPEQLLHEGTIAQQNLFSPEPVSEDIIFLTHEKTYWEQLRDLTLSAKDQRRIGFPLNAQLVERELRITQGTIDAAHFAMSNGIAFNVAGGTHHAGSNWGEGFCLLNDQAIAANYLLNSQLANQILIIDLDVHQGNGTAEIFQKEPRVFTFSMHGDKNFPFRKEISSLDVPLADGVQDDEYLSSLNINLKKAFERAKPDFVFYLSGVDVLSTDKLGKLALSKAACKERDRIVLQACKDKNLPVQASMGGGYSIDIRDIVDAHCNTYRLAFDLFG; encoded by the coding sequence ATGATTAAGATTGCCTGGCATCCACTCTACGCACACCCTTTACCCGAAGGGCATCGCTTTCCTATGCTGAAATATGAGTTGATACCCGAACAACTTTTACATGAAGGGACTATAGCACAGCAGAATTTATTTAGTCCAGAACCCGTTTCGGAAGATATTATATTCCTGACTCACGAAAAAACGTATTGGGAACAGCTTAGAGATTTAACACTTTCAGCGAAAGACCAAAGGAGGATAGGTTTCCCCTTAAACGCGCAACTAGTAGAACGCGAACTGCGAATTACCCAAGGTACAATCGATGCAGCCCACTTCGCAATGAGTAACGGAATTGCCTTTAATGTAGCAGGTGGCACCCACCATGCAGGCAGCAATTGGGGCGAAGGCTTTTGTTTATTAAACGATCAGGCTATAGCTGCTAATTACCTTTTAAATAGTCAATTAGCTAATCAGATCTTAATTATCGATTTAGATGTACATCAGGGAAATGGCACGGCAGAAATCTTTCAAAAGGAGCCAAGGGTGTTCACTTTTTCGATGCATGGCGATAAAAATTTTCCTTTCCGAAAAGAAATTTCAAGCCTAGACGTTCCTTTAGCTGATGGTGTACAGGATGACGAATATCTATCATCTTTAAATATCAATTTAAAAAAGGCATTCGAAAGAGCCAAACCTGATTTTGTATTTTATCTATCGGGGGTTGATGTGCTTTCTACCGACAAACTCGGTAAACTAGCCTTAAGCAAGGCCGCGTGTAAAGAACGTGATAGAATAGTGCTGCAGGCCTGTAAAGATAAAAATCTGCCTGTACAGGCGAGTATGGGTGGCGGTTACTCCATCGATATCAGAGATATTGTAGATGCGCATTGTAACACCTACCGCCTGGCTTTTGATTTATTTGGATAA
- a CDS encoding hypothetical protein (product_source=Hypo-rule applied; cath_funfam=3.30.70.330; cleavage_site_network=SignalP-noTM; superfamily=56935) gives MIKYLRFTLPVLALFAASCSSVYMPNVPNTPMLSKQGEFSGGAHISLKGNASVNGAYAVSDHIGVLFSGSRMNSERKSKDFGHKLIEIGGGYFDTFGPDNNRIIEVYAGVGKGWSDITFRDYKNDILISSELQEVDYRKTFLQVNYSSKKKNNLRLFGTDFPINYGTALRISHIKMDRFFLNGIVQPKEDNIFFEPVFFTRMALSKTFQLQYTTSSNIGLKNRKYMSAGNSIFTIGVVVNVGGK, from the coding sequence ATGATTAAATACTTACGTTTTACACTTCCAGTTTTAGCGCTTTTTGCAGCCAGTTGTTCTTCCGTTTATATGCCAAACGTTCCAAATACCCCTATGTTAAGTAAACAGGGCGAATTTAGTGGCGGCGCACACATTTCTTTAAAAGGCAATGCCAGTGTTAATGGTGCCTATGCCGTTTCTGATCATATTGGAGTGCTTTTTAGCGGCTCTAGAATGAATAGCGAAAGAAAAAGCAAAGATTTCGGACATAAACTTATTGAAATTGGGGGAGGATACTTTGATACCTTTGGTCCGGATAACAACCGGATTATTGAAGTTTATGCAGGCGTGGGGAAGGGTTGGAGTGATATTACCTTCCGCGATTATAAAAACGACATCCTCATCAGCAGCGAATTGCAGGAAGTAGATTACCGGAAAACGTTCTTACAGGTTAATTACAGTTCGAAAAAGAAAAACAATCTGCGCTTATTTGGAACAGATTTCCCGATTAACTATGGTACAGCATTAAGGATTAGCCATATTAAGATGGATAGGTTCTTTTTAAACGGTATTGTGCAGCCGAAAGAAGATAATATTTTCTTTGAACCGGTTTTCTTTACGCGTATGGCGCTCAGCAAAACTTTTCAGCTACAATATACTACCAGCAGTAATATTGGCTTAAAGAACCGCAAATATATGTCTGCAGGTAATTCTATCTTCACCATTGGTGTTGTGGTTAATGTAGGAGGTAAATAA